A genomic region of Alistipes megaguti contains the following coding sequences:
- a CDS encoding ferritin: protein MLSQKLHEALNAQINAEMWSAYLYLSMSADAEAKGLKGIASWFYVQFREEQDHARIIMNYLLTREGKVTLRPIEAVRTEWASPLEMFQDTLKHEKKVTEMINRLVSIAAEDHDYASSNMLVWFVNEQVEEEETAREMIAACEAVDGNKFGLYMLDKELSSRTYALAAPLSSTEA, encoded by the coding sequence ATGTTGAGTCAAAAGCTGCACGAGGCGCTCAATGCGCAGATCAATGCCGAGATGTGGTCGGCGTATCTCTATCTTTCGATGTCGGCGGATGCCGAGGCCAAGGGGCTGAAGGGCATTGCCAGTTGGTTTTACGTTCAGTTCCGCGAGGAGCAGGACCACGCCCGGATCATCATGAATTACCTGCTGACGCGCGAAGGCAAGGTGACGCTGCGTCCGATCGAGGCCGTACGGACCGAATGGGCCTCGCCGCTGGAGATGTTCCAGGATACGCTCAAGCATGAAAAGAAGGTGACGGAGATGATCAACCGTCTGGTCTCGATCGCTGCCGAAGATCACGATTACGCCTCGTCGAACATGCTCGTGTGGTTCGTCAACGAGCAGGTCGAGGAGGAGGAGACGGCCCGTGAGATGATTGCCGCCTGCGAAGCGGTCGACGGCAACAAGTTCGGCCTCTACATGCTGGACAAGGAGCTTTCGTCGCGCACCTATGCGCTGGCTGCACCGCTCTCGTCGACCGAGGCCTGA
- a CDS encoding RNA polymerase sigma-70 factor, whose translation MRTASENTQQVVDMQDNRTVVRLLHAGDEACFHALFRRYYKPLCTYATRFVTIDRAEELVQDTMMWLWEHRMTLLPEMPLKSLLFTIVKNKSINSASRHTVRNRIFRELARDCEEEFDDPDFYLEGELMRRLNEALDKLPAEFRQTFRMHRLEGMTHREIAEALHVSPQTVNYRIGQTVRLLRDELREYWPLIALVLGSRLS comes from the coding sequence ATGAGAACTGCCAGCGAAAATACGCAACAGGTTGTCGACATGCAGGACAACCGTACGGTCGTCCGACTGCTCCATGCCGGCGACGAAGCGTGTTTCCATGCGCTCTTCCGGCGCTACTACAAACCCCTGTGCACCTATGCAACCCGCTTCGTGACCATCGACCGGGCCGAAGAGCTGGTGCAGGATACCATGATGTGGCTCTGGGAACACCGCATGACGTTGCTTCCCGAGATGCCGCTCAAGTCGCTGCTCTTCACCATCGTCAAGAACAAGTCGATCAACAGCGCCTCGCGCCATACGGTCCGCAACCGCATCTTCCGCGAACTGGCCCGGGATTGCGAGGAGGAGTTCGACGATCCGGACTTCTACCTCGAGGGCGAACTCATGCGCCGTCTGAACGAGGCCCTGGACAAACTGCCTGCTGAGTTCCGGCAGACGTTCCGCATGCACCGTCTCGAGGGGATGACCCACCGGGAGATCGCCGAGGCCCTCCACGTCTCGCCCCAGACGGTCAACTACCGCATCGGTCAGACCGTCCGCCTGCTGCGCGACGAGCTGCGCGAATACTGGCCTCTGATCGCGCTGGTGCTCGGAAGCAGGCTTTCCTGA
- a CDS encoding FecR domain-containing protein: MADFEINEATLAAYLSGELDAQQRAAVEAWYDASPANRQRLGEIYRLLYLNDRINDTARIDVEKAYGLCRTRLRERVRRMVWIRGLKRVTAAAAVAVVLLAGGWMARTSVERLTRPVVVYTELGERSQAVLPDGTKVWLNSSSRVEYAASFFSRKRRVKMDGEAYFEVSHDRHAPFVVSTNGLDIRVLGTRFNIRNDAQKHLITTVLLEGSVEASVTGEHRPALRLRPSQQLLFHTDTKDMQLSDIPTAERSINWIYGRFSFEHNTLEEIVRELNRYYNVDIRFKDDALRGLRFSGDFQVEDGIYHIMSVLQLTYKFNYRIVGDDIEIYAN, translated from the coding sequence ATGGCGGATTTTGAAATCAACGAAGCGACGCTGGCCGCTTATCTGAGCGGAGAACTCGACGCGCAGCAGCGTGCCGCGGTGGAGGCCTGGTACGATGCCTCGCCGGCCAACCGTCAGCGGTTGGGCGAGATCTATCGGCTGCTCTATCTCAACGACCGCATCAACGATACGGCCCGCATCGACGTGGAAAAGGCCTACGGGCTTTGCCGCACGCGGCTCCGCGAACGGGTTCGGCGGATGGTGTGGATCCGCGGTCTGAAGCGTGTGACGGCCGCCGCGGCCGTGGCCGTCGTGCTGCTGGCCGGCGGCTGGATGGCCCGGACCTCCGTCGAGCGGCTGACTCGTCCGGTTGTCGTCTATACCGAACTCGGCGAACGCTCGCAGGCCGTGCTGCCCGACGGCACGAAGGTCTGGCTCAATTCGTCGAGCCGCGTGGAGTATGCCGCCTCGTTCTTCTCGCGCAAGCGCCGCGTGAAGATGGACGGCGAAGCCTACTTCGAGGTGTCGCACGACCGGCATGCTCCGTTCGTCGTCTCGACCAACGGCCTCGATATCCGGGTGCTGGGAACGCGTTTCAATATCCGGAACGATGCGCAGAAGCACCTGATAACCACCGTTCTGCTCGAAGGATCGGTCGAGGCCTCCGTCACGGGGGAGCACCGGCCCGCTCTGCGGCTTCGCCCCTCGCAGCAGCTGCTCTTCCATACCGATACGAAAGACATGCAGCTGTCGGATATCCCGACGGCCGAACGCTCGATCAACTGGATCTACGGCCGCTTCAGCTTCGAACACAATACCCTCGAAGAGATTGTCCGGGAGCTCAACCGCTACTACAATGTCGATATCCGCTTCAAGGACGATGCGCTGCGCGGGCTGCGTTTCTCGGGCGACTTCCAGGTCGAGGACGGCATCTACCACATCATGTCGGTGCTGCAGCTGACCTACAAGTTCAACTACCGGATCGTCGGTGACGACATCGAAATATACGCCAACTGA
- a CDS encoding HAMP domain-containing sensor histidine kinase → MKLVYRILLHLLWVLTLLLAGWAALFYFTLIDEVNDEVDDALEARAEVIVKRVLAGRELPETSADGNTGYYLHEVSAEYAEGWAHERYTDEEIYIPERDDEEPARVLRQTFRDASGRWYELTVMTPSIEKEDLLEAIFYGILYLYLFLLLSVLLVTVVVVNRMMRPLYALLRWLDDYRIGRPNAPLVVETSVTEFRRLNDAAMRSAQRAESSFERQKQFIGNASHEMQTPLAVCRNRLEMLVDDPQGFSEEQLGEIAKVQHTLDYLVRLNRSLLLLSKIDNGQFPEIEEVDLGGLTRRTGEDLEEIYAYRGMRFVMEEQAPLRVRMNPSLAGSLVGNLIKNAFVHGAEGGEVRVRISARRFEIENSADAGPLDAAHIFDRFYQGTKKKGSTGLGLAIVDAVCRLYGLRIRYDFRQGLHCFTVDFPA, encoded by the coding sequence GTGAAACTGGTCTATCGTATTCTGCTGCACTTGTTGTGGGTGCTCACGCTGCTGCTGGCCGGGTGGGCGGCACTCTTCTACTTCACGCTCATCGACGAGGTCAACGACGAGGTGGACGATGCCCTCGAGGCGCGCGCCGAGGTGATCGTCAAGCGCGTACTGGCCGGGCGGGAGCTTCCCGAGACCTCGGCCGATGGCAATACCGGTTATTATCTGCACGAGGTTTCGGCCGAATATGCCGAAGGCTGGGCCCATGAACGCTATACGGATGAGGAGATCTATATTCCGGAACGGGATGACGAGGAGCCGGCCCGCGTGCTGCGCCAGACGTTCCGCGACGCCAGCGGCCGCTGGTACGAACTGACGGTGATGACCCCCAGCATCGAAAAGGAGGATCTGCTGGAGGCCATCTTCTACGGAATTCTCTACCTGTATCTCTTCCTGCTGTTGTCGGTGTTGCTGGTGACGGTCGTGGTGGTCAACCGCATGATGCGGCCGCTCTATGCGCTGCTGCGTTGGCTGGACGACTACCGGATCGGGCGTCCGAATGCTCCGCTGGTGGTTGAGACCTCGGTGACGGAGTTCCGGCGGCTGAACGACGCGGCGATGCGTTCCGCACAGCGGGCCGAGTCGTCGTTCGAACGCCAGAAGCAGTTCATCGGCAACGCTTCGCACGAAATGCAGACGCCGCTGGCCGTCTGCCGCAACCGGCTGGAGATGCTGGTCGACGATCCGCAGGGATTCAGCGAGGAGCAGCTGGGCGAGATTGCCAAGGTGCAGCATACGCTGGACTATCTGGTGCGCCTGAACCGTTCGCTGCTGCTGCTCTCGAAGATCGACAACGGGCAGTTTCCCGAGATCGAGGAGGTTGATCTCGGCGGGTTGACCCGCCGCACGGGTGAGGATCTGGAGGAGATCTACGCCTATCGGGGCATGCGTTTCGTGATGGAGGAGCAGGCTCCGCTGCGCGTGCGGATGAACCCCTCGCTGGCGGGGAGTCTGGTGGGAAATCTCATCAAGAATGCCTTTGTCCACGGGGCGGAGGGCGGCGAGGTGCGGGTCCGGATCTCGGCCCGCCGCTTCGAGATCGAGAATTCGGCCGACGCCGGTCCCCTGGATGCCGCACACATCTTCGACCGCTTCTATCAGGGTACCAAGAAGAAGGGTTCGACGGGGCTCGGACTGGCCATTGTCGATGCCGTCTGCCGCCTCTACGGGCTGCGGATCCGCTACGATTTCCGTCAGGGGCTCCACTGCTTTACGGTCGATTTTCCGGCGTAG
- a CDS encoding PepSY-like domain-containing protein gives MKKFTILLAALLAVCTTVAALAGNDRMISVGELPASSQQFINTYFKGLEVSYAKVDEELFDKSYKVLFVDGSKVEFRRNGDWKEIECKYGEVPTEIVPRPIRDCVSTRFAQRRIISLDRDRRGYDVELDNGLDLEFDSSFRLVDIDD, from the coding sequence ATGAAAAAGTTCACGATTCTTTTGGCCGCCCTGCTGGCCGTATGCACGACCGTTGCGGCTTTGGCCGGCAACGACCGGATGATCTCCGTCGGGGAGCTCCCCGCTTCGTCGCAGCAATTTATCAATACCTATTTCAAGGGGCTCGAAGTCTCCTATGCCAAGGTCGACGAGGAGCTCTTCGACAAGAGTTACAAGGTCCTCTTCGTCGATGGTTCGAAGGTCGAATTCCGGCGGAACGGCGATTGGAAGGAGATCGAGTGCAAGTATGGCGAAGTCCCGACCGAGATTGTTCCCCGGCCGATCCGGGATTGTGTCTCGACCCGTTTCGCTCAGCGCCGGATCATCAGCCTCGACCGCGATCGCCGCGGTTACGACGTCGAGCTGGACAACGGGCTGGATCTGGAGTTCGACAGCAGCTTCCGCCTGGTCGACATCGACGACTGA